In a genomic window of Henningerozyma blattae CBS 6284 chromosome 9, complete genome:
- the SPG4 gene encoding Spg4p (similar to Saccharomyces cerevisiae SPG4 (YMR107W); ancestral locus Anc_2.443), protein MSSFWDSFQVYNPNKHAKSSKMGGGNHSNLGSSNTQFIYSKEHRPSNASAASDDLAAKAPAEGMKETSNLGSNMNSEAGTNPNPNPNPNLVDVSQLSQGEFERIYKNMRKGEPNNKVNF, encoded by the coding sequence ATGTCTAGCTTTTGGGACTCGTTTCAAGTATACAACCCTAACAAACACGCCAAGAGCTCCAAGATGGGCGGCGGAAACCATTCTAACCTAGGTTCTTCTAATACACAGTTTATCTATTCCAAAGAACACCGCCCTAGTAATGCCTCGGCTGCCAGCGATGACTTAGCCGCCAAGGCACCTGCTGAAGGGATGAAAGAAACCTCAAATCTTGGCTCCAATATGAACTCTGAGGCCGGTACTAACCCTAACCCTAACCCTAACCCTAACCTCGTTGACGTCTCTCAACTATCACAGGGTGAATTTGAACGTATATATAAGAATATGCGTAAGGGTGAGCCCAATAATAAGGTCAACTTCTAG
- the ILV2 gene encoding acetolactate synthase catalytic subunit (similar to Saccharomyces cerevisiae ILV2 (YMR108W); ancestral locus Anc_2.441) has protein sequence MSLSAISRTRSVLSKWSFQSTTLHNRPCATRVFTRTLAPQRKHLSTSFITQASSPKHKRSEKVKPNDLDLEFEQNKRPEPSPSFDVDPAPKLDGTAANAKNADSPDLDHTMIGMTGGEIFNEMMRRKNVDTVFGYPGGAILPVYDAIYNSENFKFVLPRHEQGAGHMAEGYARASGKPGVVLVTSGPGATNVVTPMADALADGVPMVVFTGQVPTSAIGTDAFQEADVIGISRSCTKWNVMVKSVDELPKRINEAFEIAMSGRPGPVLIDLPKDVTAAVLKNPIPVLNNSLPYTAISNINQIIQRKFLSENIQETAKLINMAKKPVIYAGAGILSNLNGPTLLKELSERSQIPVTTTLQALGAFDQQDPKSLDMLGMHGSAVANLAIQNADLIIALGGRFDDRVTGNISKFAPEARKAALEKRGGIVHFEISPKNINKVVETQIALEGDVTENLEILLPLIKSVDERPEWFAQINQWKKAYPYEYMRETPGSKIKPQTVISRLSDIANSTGKKVIVTTGVGQHQMWTAQHWTWRNPRTFITSGGLGTMGYGLPAAIGAQVAFPEALVIDIDGDASFNMTLTELSSAVQANTPIKIMLLNNEEQGMVTQWQTLFYEHRYSHTHQMNPNFQKLAEAMGLKAMKLKEYEQIDSTLKEFLEHEGPVLLEVEIEKKVPVLPMVPAGKGLDEFMYFDPKTEKEQEKIRFERTEGKH, from the coding sequence ATGTCCTTATCTGCCATTTCAAGAACAAGATCTGTTCTATCAAAGTGGTCTTTCCAATCCACCACACTCCATAACAGGCCATGCGCCACTAGAGTATTCACAAGAACACTTGCGCCACAACGGAAGCATTTATCGACCTCGTTTATCACACAAGCTTCTTCACCAAAACATAAAAGAAGTGAAAAAGTGAAACCCAATGACCTAGATCTGGAATTCGAACAGAACAAGAGACCAGAGCCATCGCCTAGTTTTGATGTAGATCCAGCTCCAAAATTAGATGGTACAGCTGCCAATGCCAAAAATGCAGATTCTCCAGACCTGGACCATACAATGATTGGTATGACCGGTGGTGAAATCTTCAACGAGATGATGAGACGGAAAAACGTAGATACAGTATTCGGGTATCCAGGTGGGGCTATCTTACCAGTATACGATGCCATTTATAACTCTgagaatttcaaattcgTCTTACCAAGACATGAACAAGGTGCTGGCCATATGGCTGAGGGGTACGCTCGTGCCTCGGGGAAACCTGGTGTTGTATTGGTTACTTCAGGTCCAGGTGCCACTAATGTTGTGACACCAATGGCAGATGCCTTGGCAGATGGTGTTCCCATGGTTGTGTTCACAGGTCAAGTACCAACTTCCGCCATCGGTACCGATGCATTCCAAGAAGCAGATGTTATTGGGATCTCTAGATCCTGTACGAAATGGAACGTCATGGTGAAATCGGTAGACGAATTACCTAAGAGAATTAACGAAGCTTTTGAGATAGCTATGAGTGGTAGACCAGGCCCGGTGTTGATCGATTTACCAAAGGATGTCACTGCAGCTGTCTTGAAAAACCCAATCCCCGTGTTAAACAATTCATTACCTTATACTGCTATCTCTAATatcaatcaaattattcaaagaaAATTCTTGAGTGAAAATATACAAGAAACAGCAAAATTGATTAACATGGCCAAGAAACCAGTCATTTACGCAGGAGCAGGTATCTTGAGTAACCTCAACGGTCCCACCTTATTAAAGGAATTAAGTGAACGTTCTCAAATTCCAGTCACGACAACTCTACAAGCCTTAGGTGCATTTGATCAACAAGATCCAAAATCACTAGATATGTTGGGTATGCACGGTAGTGCTGTTGCCAACTTGGCCATTCAAAACGCAGATTTGATTATCGCTCTAGGTGGTAGATTTGATGATCGTGTTACTGGTAACATCTCCAAATTTGCTCCAGAGGCAAGAAAGGCTGCCTTGGAGAAGAGAGGTGGTATTGTTCATTTCGAAATCTCCCCTAAGAACATCAATAAAGTCGTGGAGACTCAAATCGCTCTTGAGGGTGACGTCACAGAAAACTTGGAAATCTTATTACCCTTGATCAAATCAGTGGATGAAAGACCAGAATGGTTTGCTCAAATAAACCAATGGAAGAAAGCATACCCTTACGAATATATGAGAGAAACTCCAGGTTCTAAGATAAAACCACAAACCGTTATATCAAGATTATCAGACATTGCAAACTCTACAGGTAAAAAAGTTATCGTCACTACAGGTGTGGGCCAACATCAAATGTGGACTGCTCAACATTGGACATGGAGAAACCCAAGAACTTTCATCACTTCAGGTGGGTTAGGTACCATGGGGTATGGGTTACCAGCCGCTATCGGTGCTCAAGTAGCATTCCCTGAAGCTTTAGTTATCGATATAGACGGTGATGCTTCCTTTAATATGACTCTTACTGAATTATCCTCTGCAGTACAAGCCAACACtccaattaaaattatgttattaaataatgaagaacAAGGTATGGTCACTCAATGGCAAACATTATTCTATGAACATCGTTACTCTCATACTCATCAAATGAATCcaaatttccaaaaattagCTGAAGCTATGGGATTAAAGGcaatgaaattgaaagaatatGAGCAAATAGATTCTactttaaaagaattcTTAGAACACGAAGGTCCAGTTTTACTAGAAGTGGAAATAGAAAAGAAAGTACCAGTGTTACCTATGGTACCTGCTGGTAAAGGTTTGGATGAATTCATGTATTTCGACCCAAAGACTGaaaaagaacaagaaaagaTACGCTTTGAACGGACTGAAGGAAAACATTGA
- the TBLA0I01410 gene encoding uncharacterized protein → MQFKSTLAAATLASASMAAYVPTEPWSTLTPTGTYKDAMTDYTGSFGIAVIPVATTDAASSTAKAKRDAVSQIGDGQIQAATTTTSTATPKKSTAAAVSQIGDGQIQATTKTEAPKQTAAAVSQIGDGQIQATTKTEAPKQTAAAVSQIGDGQIQATTKTEAPKQTAAAVSQIGDGQIQATTQTTATKATATTSAAASTDSSPAPSTEDAFFESQACKTDGTLTMTLKKGLLTDAKGRIGSIVSNRQFQFDGPPPQAGAIYAAGWSISPQGNLALGSQDVFYQCLSGNFYNLYDETQGEQCHKVYLQAVELVNC, encoded by the coding sequence ATGCAATTCAAGAGTACTTTAGCTGCTGCTACTTTAGCTTCTGCCTCCATGGCTGCCTATGTTCCAACTGAACCATGGTCTACCTTAACCCCAACTGGTACTTACAAAGATGCTATGACTGATTACACCGGTTCTTTCGGTATTGCTGTCATCCCAGTTGCTACTACTGATGCTGCTTCCTCCACTGCTAAAGCTAAGAGAGATGCTGTTTCTCAAATCGGTGATGGCCAAATCCAAGCTGCTACCACTACTACTTCTACCGCTACTCCAAAGAAAAGTACCGCTGCTGCTGTCTCTCAAATCGGTGACGGTCAAATCCAAGCCACTACCAAGACTGAAGCCCCAAAACAAACTGCCGCTGCCGTCTCTCAAATCGGTGACGGTCAAATCCAAGCCACTACCAAGACTGAAGCCCCAAAACAAACTGCCGCTGCCGTCTCTCAAATCGGTGATGGTCAAATCCAAGCCACTACCAAGACTGAAGCCCCAAAACAAACTGCCGCTGCTGTCTCTCAAATCGGTGATGGTCAAATTCAAGCCACTACACAAACTACTGCCACCAAAGCTACAGCCACTACTTCTGCTGCTGCTTCTACTGACTCCTCCCCAGCTCCATCAACTGAAGATGCCTTCTTCGAATCTCAAGCTTGTAAGACCGATGGTACTTTAACCATGACTTTAAAGAAAGGTTTATTAACCGATGCTAAGGGTAGAATCGGTTCTATTGTTTCTAACAGACAATTCCAATTCGATGGTCCACCACCACAAGCCGGTGCCATCTACGCTGCCGGTTGGTCTATTAGTCCACAAGGTAACTTGGCTTTAGGTTCTCAAGATGTTTTCTACCAATGTCTTTCAGGTAACTTCTACAACTTGTACGATGAAACTCAAGGTGAACAATGTCACAAGGTTTACTTACAAGCTGTTGAATTAGTCAACTGTTAA
- the TBLA0I01430 gene encoding myosin family protein (similar to Saccharomyces cerevisiae MYO3 (YKL129C) and MYO5 (YMR109W); ancestral locus Anc_2.440) has translation MAIIKRGARDRGITRESNQRSGGKIKKASYDSSKKKEVGVSDLTLLSKISDEAINENLKKRFQNGLIYTYIGQVLISVNPFRDLGIYSQEILESYKGKNRLEAPPHVFAIAEQMYYNLQAYNEGQCVIISGESGAGKTEAAKRIMQYVAHSSGSNSHSESIKRINDIVLATNPLLESFGCAKTLRNNNSSRHGKYLEIKFNKFFEPCAGNITNYLLEKQRVVSQIRDERNFHIFYQYTKGASETYRQTFGVQLPEQYLYTSASGCTEVNGINDVNEFAETIKAMEIIGLDQNEQDQIFRMLAAILWIGNITFEENDEGNAQVRDTSVTDFVAYLLEVDSPLLIKSLVERIMETSHGSQRGSVYHVPLNITQATAVRDALAKAIYSNLFDWIVDRVNLSLQGNDGAANADKAIGILDIYGFEIFEHNSFEQLCINYVNEKLQQIFIQLTLKSEQETYEREQIQWTPIEFFDNKVVCDLIEGRRPAGIFAAMNDSIATAHADSDAADQAFSQSLDMFRSNPNFDMRSSKFVIKHYAGDVTYDIDGITDKNKDTLQKDLVELLGTTQNEFVTTIFPQQVNHESRRRPPTAGDKIIKSANELVETLSKSSPSYIRTIKPNQTKSPKDYDDHQVLHQVKYLGLKENVRIRRAGFAVRQTFEKFVERFYLLSPDCSYAGEYTWDGPVEEAVKLILRDTSTPQKEYQMGVTCVFIKNPETYFTFEAMRDRYWYNMAAKIQRALRKHLQKRLDSAIKIQRAIRGQANGGLGRGDVDMREYSNSLLYGQKKRRRFSMSGYRGYYGDYLSCNDEKSLGSYITRNAGITDRILFSINGSELHLRNNKPAQKFKRTFVLTETTFYIIAHKIVHNAMTYSLEYEVPLEYIESISITNLRDDWMAINLIEFDQPDPFIRTFFKTELIGRILTQNSNIQLRIGPTIEYQRNVGEITSVQAVESEDAPKMKDLYKDDTIFVLPGLPVESVPYEQPIRIEDGGIPCEIATWMAQHADEFDKPKPKPRPRQATPRPAAAEPATSSSRSMAASAAQSAYKTPSAQPSAPKPRAQPKPTPTPRKTTAVPKPSEDERHGFGHNLKKSFGFGHAKKQPPPPAPAKSSQRRHVDSPVKVTTQNNQTNSSVPKAPRAPEPKPQPRASSTPSAPSAPKPASNIPAAPAMPTSLGGAAQPASSRPAAPLPGQAQSQPRPATITPAKPRSANVMPAKPRQTNVMPAKPRQTNVMPAKPRQTNMATTQQATPAPPPPPPPPAVAPQKTWEAAYDFPGSGAATEMPLVKGDIVIVTENVESGWSLAKKLDGSAEGWVPTAYLAERAESSAPTPVAAAAPVAAQAAVDQSAGVQQAQFGAGLANALAARAGKMKDDDEEEDDDW, from the coding sequence ATGGCTATTATCAAAAGAGGTGCCAGAGATAGAGGTATCACAAGAGAATCTAATCAGAGATCTGGTGGTAAGATTAAGAAGGCTTCTTACGATTCTTCGAAGAAGAAGGAAGTCGGTGTTTCTGACTTGACTTTACTGTCCAAGATCTCCGATGAGGCTATTAATGAGAACTTGAAGAAAAGATTCCAGAATGGTTTGATTTATACTTACATCGGCCAAGTGTTGATTAGTGTCAACCCTTTCCGTGATTTGGGTATTTACTCCCAAGAGATCTTGGAATCTTATAAGGGGAAGAACAGATTGGAAGCTCCTCCACATGTTTTTGCTATTGCTGAACAAATgtattataatttacaaGCCTATAATGAAGGCCAGTgtgttattatttctgGTGAATCTGGTGCTGGTAAAACTGAAGCCGCTAAACGTATTATGCAATATGTTGCCCATTCTTCAGGCTCAAATTCTCACAGTGAATccattaaaagaattaatgatattgtCTTAGCTACCAATCCATTACTAGAATCGTTTGGTTGTGCTAAAactttaagaaataataactcTTCAAGACAtggtaaatatttagaaattaaattcaacAAGTTTTTTGAACCTTGTGCTGGTAATATTACTAATTATTTGTTGGAAAAGCAAAGAGTTGTTAGTCAAATTAGAGATGAAAGAAATTTCCATATCTTTTATCAATATACTAAAGGTGCCTCTGAAACTTATAGACAAACTTTCGGTGTTCAATTACCGGAGCAATATCTATATACATCTGCCTCTGGTTGTACCGAAGTTAATGGTATTAATGATGTTAATGAGTTCGCCGAAACTATAAAAGCCATGGAAATTATTGGTTTGGATCAAAATGAACAAGATCAAATCTTTAGAATGTTGGCCGCAATTCTTTGGATCGGTAACATTacttttgaagaaaatgatgaagGTAATGCTCAAGTTAGAGATACTTCTGTTACTGATTTTGTAGCTTACTTATTAGAAGTCGATTCTCCATTGttaattaaatctttaGTTGAAAGAATTATGGAAACTAGTCATGGTTCCCAAAGAGGTTCAGTTTATCATGTTCCATTAAACATCACCCAAGCAACTGCAGTGAGAGATGCTTTAGCTAAGGCTATTTACAGTAATTTATTCGATTGGATCGTTGATAGAGTTAATCTTTCTTTACAAGGTAATGATGGTGCCGCAAATGCCGATAAAGCTATTGGTATTTTAGATATTTACGGCTTTGAAATTTTCGAACATAATTCTTTTGAACAATTATGTATCAATTatgttaatgaaaaattacaacagattttcattcaattgACTTTGAAATCTGAACAAGAAACTTATGAAAGAGAACAAATTCAATGGACcccaattgaattttttgataataaagttGTTTGTGATTTGATCGAAGGTAGAAGACCAGCCGGTATCTTTGCTGCAATGAATGATTCCATTGCTACTGCTCATGCCGATTCAGATGCTGCCGATCAAGCATTCTCTCAAAGTTTAGATATGTTCAGATCTAATCCAAACTTTGATATGAGATCTAGCAAGTTTGTTATTAAGCATTATGCTGGTGATGTCACATACGATATCGATGGTATAACAGATAAGAATAAAGATACTTTACAAAAGGACTTAGTTGAATTATTAGGTACCACTCAAAATGAATTTGTTACCACTATTTTCCCACAACAAGTTAACCATGAGTCGAGAAGAAGACCACCTACTGCTGGTGATAAGATTATTAAGAGTGCCAATGAATTAGTGGAAACTTTATCAAAATCTTCTCCATCTTATATCAGAACCATTAAACCAAATCAAACAAAATCTCCTAAAGATTATGATGATCACCAAGTGTTACACcaagttaaatatttaggtttgaaagaaaatgtTCGTATCAGAAGAGCAGGTTTTGCTGTTAGACAAACATTTGAAAAGTTTGTGGAAAGATTTTACTTATTATCCCCAGATTGTTCTTATGCTGGTGAATATACTTGGGATGGTCCAGTGGAAGAGGCtgttaaattaattttaagaGATACTTCTACTCCACAAAAGGAATATCAAATGGGTGTTACATGTGTTTTCATCAAGAACCCAGAAACTTATTTCACCTTTGAAGCTATGAGAGATAGATATTGGTACAACATGGCTGCCAAGATTCAAAGAGCTTTAAGAAAACATTTACAAAAGAGATTAGACTCTGCTATTAAAATCCAAAGAGCTATTAGAGGCCAAGCTAACGGTGGGTTGGGTCGTGGTGATGTAGATATGCGTGAATATTCAAACTCATTGTTATACGGTCAAAAGAAGAGAAGAAGATTCTCGATGTCTGGTTACAGGGGTTATTATGGTGATTATTTGTCTtgtaatgatgaaaaatcaTTAGGTTCGTATATCACAAGAAACGCTGGTATTACTGATAGAATTCTATTTTCCATCAATGGTTCAGAGTTACATTtgagaaataataaacctgctcaaaaattcaaaagaaCTTTTGTCTTAACTGAAACTACATTCTATATTATTGCCCATAAGATCGTTCACAATGCAATGACATATTCTTTAGAATATGAAGTGCCACTAGAGTATATCGAATCCATTAGCATAACAAATCTTCGTGATGATTGGATGGCAATCAATttgattgaatttgatCAACCAGATCCATTCATTCGTACTTTCTTTAAAACAGAATTAATTGGTAGAATTCTAACACAGAATAGTAACATTCAATTACGAATTGGTCCCACCATTGAGTATCAAAGAAATGTTGGGGAAATTACCTCTGTCCAAGCTGTAGAAAGTGAAGATGCTCCAAAGATGAAAGATTTGTACAAAGATGATacaatttttgttttaccAGGTCTACCTGTTGAATCAGTTCCATATGAACAACCAATCAGAATTGAAGATGGTGGTATTCCTTGTGAGATTGCAACTTGGATGGCGCAACATGCTGATGAATTTGACAAGCCAAAACCAAAGCCTAGACCTAGACAAGCTACCCCACGCCCTGCAGCCGCAGAGCCTGCTACCAGTTCCTCCAGAAGTATGGCTGCCAGTGCTGCACAATCGGCCTACAAGACGCCTAGCGCTCAACCATCTGCTCCTAAACCTAGAGCTCAACCAAAGCCAACCCCAACTCCAAGAAAAACTACTGCAGTACCAAAACCATCTGAAGATGAGCGTCATGGTTTTGGtcataatttgaaaaagagTTTTGGGTTTGGACATGCAAAGAAACAGCCACCACCACCAGCTCCAGCTAAATCTTCTCAACGTAGGCATGTAGATTCTCCAGTAAAGGTAACTACAcaaaataatcaaactAATAGTTCTGTACCAAAGGCACCAAGAGCTCCTGAACCTAAACCACAACCAAGAGCATCCAGCACACCAAGTGCACCAAGCGCTCCAAAGCCAGCTAGCAATATACCTGCAGCTCCTGCAATGCCAACATCATTGGGTGGTGCTGCACAACCAGCCTCTAGTAGGCCCGCTGCCCCACTTCCAGGCCAAGCCCAATCACAACCAAGACCAGCTACAATCACACCGGCAAAACCTAGATCTGCTAATGTTATGCCTGCTAAGCCCAGACAAACCAATGTCATGCCTGCTAAACCAAGACAAACTAATGTCATGCCTGCTAAGCCTAGACAAACTAATATGGCTACTACTCAACAGGCTACTCCAGCACCACCTCCTCCTCCACCTCCACCTGCTGTAGCTCCACAAAAGACTTGGGAAGCTGCATATGATTTCCCAGGTTCAGGTGCTGCAACGGAAATGCCATTAGTTAAAGGtgatattgttattgttacaGAAAATGTAGAATCTGGTTGGTCATTAGCTAAAAAACTGGATGGCTCCGCCGAAGGTTGGGTTCCTACTGCCTATTTAGCTGAAAGAGCTGAATCATCTGCACCTACACCTgtagcagcagcagcacCAGTGGCAGCACAAGCAGCTGTCGATCAATCTGCTGGTGTTCAACAAGCTCAATTTGGTGCCGGTTTAGCTAATGCTTTAGCTGCAAGAGCTGGCAAAAtgaaagatgatgatgaggaagaagatgatgattgGTAA